The following proteins are encoded in a genomic region of Mycolicibacterium confluentis:
- a CDS encoding purine-cytosine permease family protein, which produces MQERVAQEGTQAVAAKIDAVGKVESYGIEYIPDEDRHSQPRNLLWILFGGSMTFGIIVIGWVPVSLGLGWWASASAIVVGSAIGATLMAPMGLLGLRSGSNNPVASGAHFGALGRMIGSALGITADIVFAALCIWAAGEVLARSVVRIFGIESQTTTVVLLILAYALVAVVMTVIAVLGHANMVTFTKWMVPTAGTIMIVYVFIAARDFDPSYAGGDYALGSFWPTWILGMLACAGTVNSYGPYVGDWTRHISTTKFAPQQSVRAAWIGGFFGMGGAFMFGAYTAVTFKDPINAYATEFANNVPYWFLFFALYLAFVPGTAQAVINIYNMGLDFSSIVPGLSRVRATIYLSIVSTALVFVGAFYQQLSAIVSSYLAILIVLGAPWSVINLIGYFNNRGYYDPDSLQVYNRGQMGGRYWSSFGLNHRAVIAWVSAVTVGMLFVNTGWYVGPGAQMFDGADFGFIVSTCVAAMVYVAFLKFNPEPAYTFGPKGARIASAPQERYGDFMPIQPMDMSRGRWRIG; this is translated from the coding sequence ATGCAAGAACGAGTCGCCCAGGAGGGCACCCAGGCCGTTGCGGCGAAGATCGACGCCGTCGGCAAGGTCGAAAGCTACGGAATCGAATACATCCCCGATGAGGATCGCCACTCCCAGCCGCGGAATCTGTTGTGGATTCTGTTCGGCGGGAGCATGACGTTCGGCATCATCGTCATCGGCTGGGTCCCGGTGTCGCTGGGCCTCGGCTGGTGGGCCTCAGCGAGTGCGATCGTTGTCGGCTCGGCGATCGGTGCGACGCTGATGGCGCCGATGGGACTGCTCGGACTTCGAAGTGGCAGCAACAATCCGGTGGCCAGTGGTGCGCACTTCGGTGCACTGGGCCGAATGATCGGCTCGGCACTGGGCATCACAGCCGACATCGTCTTCGCCGCATTGTGCATCTGGGCGGCCGGAGAGGTGTTGGCCCGCAGCGTTGTCCGGATCTTCGGTATCGAGAGTCAGACCACCACCGTGGTGCTGTTGATCCTGGCCTACGCGCTCGTCGCGGTCGTGATGACCGTCATCGCCGTGTTGGGTCACGCGAACATGGTCACCTTCACCAAGTGGATGGTGCCCACAGCAGGGACGATCATGATCGTCTACGTCTTCATCGCGGCTCGGGATTTCGACCCCAGTTACGCCGGTGGTGATTACGCACTGGGGAGCTTCTGGCCGACCTGGATTCTGGGCATGCTCGCGTGTGCGGGAACAGTGAACTCGTACGGGCCGTACGTGGGTGACTGGACGCGGCACATCTCGACCACGAAGTTCGCACCCCAGCAGTCAGTCAGGGCAGCGTGGATCGGCGGATTCTTCGGAATGGGTGGCGCGTTCATGTTCGGCGCCTACACGGCGGTGACCTTCAAAGACCCGATCAACGCCTACGCGACGGAGTTCGCGAACAATGTGCCCTACTGGTTCCTGTTCTTCGCGCTGTATCTCGCCTTCGTTCCGGGCACGGCCCAGGCGGTCATCAACATCTACAACATGGGGCTGGACTTCTCGTCGATCGTCCCGGGCCTGAGCCGCGTTCGGGCCACCATCTACCTGTCGATCGTGTCGACCGCGCTGGTCTTCGTCGGGGCCTTCTACCAACAGCTCTCGGCGATCGTGAGCTCCTATCTGGCGATCCTGATCGTTCTGGGCGCGCCGTGGAGTGTCATCAACCTGATCGGTTACTTCAACAACCGCGGCTACTACGACCCGGACTCGCTGCAGGTCTACAACCGCGGCCAGATGGGTGGTCGGTACTGGTCGTCATTCGGTCTCAACCACCGCGCCGTCATCGCGTGGGTCTCGGCGGTGACCGTCGGCATGCTGTTCGTGAACACCGGGTGGTACGTGGGTCCGGGCGCCCAGATGTTCGACGGCGCGGACTTCGGCTTCATCGTGTCCACCTGCGTGGCCGCGATGGTCTACGTCGCCTTCCTGAAGTTCAACCCCGAACCGGCATACACCTTCGGCCCCAAGGGCGCCCGGATCGCCAGTGCTCCTCAGGAGCGGTACGGCGACTTCATGCCCATTCAGCCGATGGACATGAGCAGGGGCCGGTGGCGGATCGGCTAG
- a CDS encoding alcohol dehydrogenase catalytic domain-containing protein, with amino-acid sequence MATHTAVHVESAGQPLTLVQVETESPPPGHVRIAVAACGVCGTDHGIVSGGFPGLAWPVTPGHEIAGTLVEIGDGVEGFEVGDRVAVGWFGGNCTRCIPCRKGQFMQCVALQVPSLHYAGGYAESVITPATALARIPDELSFVEAAPMGCAGVTTFNGLRNTRAKAGDLVAILGIGGLGHLGVQFARAMGFETVAIARGAAKADDARELGAHHYIDSTAGDPAAELQKLGGAVVVLATAASSSAMGQTVGGLAPQGELVTIGVTPEPLPISPLDLITAGLSVSGHPSGTARDVEETMAFAVQSGVRAVVQERPLAEAADAYAEMESGRARYRMVLTV; translated from the coding sequence ATGGCCACCCACACCGCAGTGCACGTCGAATCCGCAGGTCAACCGCTGACTCTGGTGCAGGTCGAGACCGAATCGCCGCCACCTGGCCACGTCCGGATCGCGGTCGCGGCGTGCGGCGTGTGCGGCACCGACCACGGCATCGTCAGCGGCGGCTTCCCCGGCCTGGCCTGGCCCGTGACGCCGGGGCATGAGATCGCGGGCACGCTCGTGGAGATCGGCGACGGTGTCGAGGGCTTCGAGGTGGGCGACCGCGTCGCGGTGGGCTGGTTCGGCGGCAACTGCACCCGCTGCATCCCGTGCCGTAAGGGACAGTTCATGCAGTGCGTGGCACTTCAGGTGCCCAGCCTGCACTACGCCGGCGGGTACGCCGAGTCGGTGATCACCCCGGCCACCGCGCTGGCCAGGATCCCCGACGAGCTGTCCTTCGTCGAGGCCGCGCCAATGGGCTGTGCGGGCGTCACGACGTTCAACGGCCTGCGGAACACTCGCGCCAAGGCCGGCGACCTGGTGGCGATTCTGGGTATCGGCGGCCTGGGACACCTGGGCGTGCAGTTCGCGCGGGCGATGGGCTTTGAGACCGTCGCGATCGCACGGGGAGCGGCCAAGGCCGACGACGCGCGGGAGCTGGGCGCACACCACTACATCGACTCCACGGCCGGTGACCCGGCGGCCGAACTGCAGAAGCTCGGCGGGGCCGTCGTGGTGCTCGCGACGGCGGCGAGTTCGTCGGCCATGGGCCAGACCGTCGGCGGACTGGCGCCGCAGGGCGAGTTGGTCACCATCGGCGTCACGCCTGAACCGCTGCCGATCAGCCCGCTGGACCTGATCACCGCGGGCCTGTCGGTGTCGGGACACCCGTCGGGCACGGCCCGCGACGTCGAGGAGACCATGGCGTTCGCGGTGCAATCCGGGGTGCGGGCCGTGGTGCAGGAGCGCCCACTTGCCGAGGCCGCCGACGCATACGCGGAGATGGAATCGGGCCGGGCGCGCTACCGGATGGTGCTTACGGTGTGA
- a CDS encoding glutamine synthetase family protein produces MDTLRPIDPAHKDKAKELADAGVRYVTASWIDIFGRSRAKSHPVHLLPELMAGFARYTPRGINGIGAMDPVEEEVTTLPDLDTLTVLPWDTRFAWMAADMWSDRGEPFSLCPRSILKQQIDRAAEQGYRCTLGVEPEFYLYRPEDLTSGGFGVLTATGAIEPSPAYDVETTYDVADFLDDAVTTMGQIGLDAFALGAEGGVNQFEIDFYYKDLLQMADRLTLFRLMMHQVAKRHGLAVSFMPKPFANLWGSGAHFNLGLYEVGGSGESVLRLGNPAVHGEEEWSKESKYFVGGLFQHARALTAITNPLVNSYKRLTPRLVDGSVSWAPIKIAYGPNNRSCMIRLPENRPAIEVRNPDASANVYLAGAFLLAAGLDGIANEIDPGEPITELASDRDEIQRLPRTLLEAVEAFEADELSHQVFGKDFITDYAATKRAEWERSHLPVGDADRNAHLPYF; encoded by the coding sequence ATGGATACCCTCAGACCAATCGATCCGGCACACAAAGACAAGGCCAAGGAGTTGGCGGACGCTGGTGTCCGGTACGTCACGGCGTCGTGGATCGACATCTTCGGCAGATCACGGGCCAAGAGTCACCCAGTGCACCTCCTGCCGGAACTGATGGCCGGCTTTGCTCGCTATACGCCGCGCGGCATCAACGGCATCGGCGCGATGGATCCAGTGGAGGAGGAGGTCACCACCCTTCCCGACCTCGACACGCTCACGGTGCTGCCGTGGGACACCCGGTTCGCCTGGATGGCCGCCGACATGTGGTCGGACAGGGGTGAGCCGTTCTCGCTGTGCCCGCGTTCGATTCTCAAACAGCAGATCGACCGCGCGGCCGAGCAGGGTTATCGCTGCACGCTGGGTGTGGAACCGGAGTTCTACCTCTACCGTCCCGAGGACCTCACCTCCGGTGGATTCGGGGTGCTCACCGCCACCGGCGCGATCGAACCGAGTCCGGCATACGACGTCGAGACCACCTATGACGTCGCGGACTTCCTCGACGACGCCGTGACGACGATGGGGCAGATCGGACTGGACGCGTTCGCACTGGGCGCCGAAGGCGGGGTGAATCAGTTCGAAATCGACTTCTACTACAAGGATCTGCTGCAGATGGCGGACCGGCTCACGCTGTTCCGCCTGATGATGCATCAGGTGGCGAAGCGGCACGGCCTCGCGGTCAGCTTCATGCCAAAACCTTTTGCCAATCTGTGGGGCTCGGGCGCACACTTCAACCTCGGCCTGTACGAGGTCGGTGGTTCGGGCGAAAGCGTGCTGAGGCTGGGGAATCCGGCCGTCCACGGCGAGGAGGAGTGGTCCAAGGAGTCCAAGTACTTCGTCGGCGGCCTGTTCCAGCATGCCCGGGCGTTGACCGCGATCACCAACCCACTGGTCAACTCGTACAAGCGGCTGACGCCCCGCCTTGTCGACGGGTCGGTTTCGTGGGCACCGATCAAGATCGCCTACGGGCCCAACAACCGGTCGTGCATGATTCGCCTGCCGGAGAACCGTCCGGCCATTGAGGTGCGCAACCCCGACGCCTCGGCGAACGTGTACCTGGCCGGTGCGTTCCTCCTGGCGGCCGGCCTCGACGGCATCGCCAACGAGATCGATCCCGGCGAGCCGATCACGGAGTTGGCCTCTGATCGCGATGAGATCCAACGCCTGCCGAGGACGCTTCTGGAGGCCGTGGAGGCGTTCGAGGCCGACGAGTTGAGCCATCAGGTGTTCGGCAAGGACTTCATCACCGATTACGCCGCGACCAAGCGTGCGGAATGGGAGCGGTCTCACCTGCCGGTCGGAGACGCGGACAGGAATGCGCACCTGCCCTATTTCTAG
- the fbaA gene encoding class II fructose-bisphosphate aldolase, protein MKEKVPMPIATPEVYAEMLGRAKEHSFAFPAINCTSSETINAAIKGFADAGSDGIIQFSTGGAEFGSGLGIKDMVTGATALAEFAHVVAAKYPITVALHTDHCPKDKLDGFVRPLLAISAERVAKGQDPLFQSHMWDGSAVPIDENLQIAQELLKLSTAAKIILEIEIGVVGGEEDGVEAEINEKLYTSPEDFEKTIDALGVGENGKYLLAATFGNVHGVYKPGNVKLKPEILAQGQKVAAAKLGLADDAQPFDFVFHGGSGSLKSEIEDSLRYGVVKMNVDTDTQYAFTRPIAGHMFSNYDGVLKVDGEVGNKKVYDPRSYLKKAEASMTERVIEACNDLHSAGRSVSAG, encoded by the coding sequence CTGAAGGAGAAAGTCCCCATGCCCATCGCCACGCCTGAGGTCTATGCCGAGATGCTGGGCCGCGCCAAGGAGCACTCGTTCGCGTTCCCGGCGATCAACTGCACGTCCTCGGAGACCATCAACGCGGCCATCAAGGGCTTCGCTGATGCCGGCAGCGACGGCATCATCCAGTTCTCCACGGGCGGTGCGGAATTCGGCTCCGGACTTGGGATCAAGGATATGGTCACCGGCGCCACGGCGCTCGCCGAGTTCGCGCACGTGGTCGCCGCGAAGTACCCGATCACCGTCGCGCTGCACACTGATCACTGCCCCAAGGACAAGCTGGACGGCTTCGTCCGCCCGCTGCTGGCCATCTCGGCCGAGCGCGTCGCCAAGGGCCAGGACCCGCTGTTCCAGTCGCACATGTGGGACGGCTCGGCCGTGCCGATCGACGAAAACCTCCAGATCGCCCAGGAACTGCTGAAGCTGTCGACCGCAGCCAAGATCATCCTGGAGATCGAGATCGGCGTCGTCGGCGGCGAAGAGGACGGCGTCGAGGCCGAGATCAACGAGAAGCTGTACACCAGCCCCGAGGACTTCGAGAAGACCATCGACGCCCTCGGTGTCGGTGAGAACGGCAAGTACCTGCTGGCCGCGACGTTCGGCAACGTGCACGGCGTGTACAAGCCGGGCAACGTGAAGCTCAAGCCGGAGATCCTGGCGCAGGGCCAGAAGGTCGCCGCCGCGAAGCTGGGCCTGGCCGATGACGCCCAGCCGTTCGACTTCGTCTTCCACGGCGGTTCGGGCTCGCTGAAGTCCGAGATCGAGGATTCGCTGCGCTACGGCGTGGTGAAGATGAACGTCGACACCGACACGCAGTACGCCTTCACCCGCCCGATCGCCGGACACATGTTCTCCAACTACGACGGCGTGCTCAAGGTTGACGGCGAGGTCGGCAACAAGAAGGTCTACGACCCGCGCAGCTACCTGAAGAAGGCTGAGGCGTCGATGACCGAGCGTGTCATCGAGGCCTGCAACGACCTGCACAGCGCGGGTCGCTCCGTCTCGGCGGGCTAA
- the glsA gene encoding glutaminase A, with product MTVIADDWLSMLVDEVRPHLADGAVSTYLPGLRRACGEELAVAVDHGDGRLFTAGNHHARFTIQSVVKVFTLLLALHHRGEDYVFGRVGRDQGIGSYNSLETFVRESGVPVNPFVNAGALVVVDMLPGDGPDGRVEEVVEFVRAVTGNPGVAVNDGMARSELELADRNRALGYFLRSRGLLTTDVEELLSAYCRMCAIEVDVVDLARAGRVLAQGADVEVMGRRLQASHVRSVRRLMLFAGMYEESGQYACEVGIPAKCGISGAMIGVVPGRSGVGIYGPALDGSANSIGGVRLMRLLAQELEIE from the coding sequence ATGACGGTGATTGCAGACGACTGGTTGTCGATGTTGGTGGACGAGGTGCGCCCGCACCTTGCGGACGGGGCCGTCTCCACCTACCTGCCGGGGCTTCGCCGGGCCTGCGGCGAGGAGCTGGCGGTGGCGGTGGATCATGGCGACGGGCGGCTGTTCACCGCGGGAAATCATCACGCGCGCTTCACAATCCAGAGCGTGGTGAAGGTCTTCACGCTGCTGCTGGCCCTGCATCACCGGGGTGAGGACTATGTCTTCGGCCGTGTCGGACGGGACCAGGGCATCGGCTCGTACAACTCGCTGGAGACGTTCGTCCGAGAGTCCGGCGTTCCGGTCAACCCGTTCGTCAACGCCGGAGCGCTCGTCGTGGTCGACATGCTTCCCGGCGACGGCCCGGACGGGCGAGTCGAGGAGGTGGTGGAGTTCGTCCGCGCGGTGACGGGGAACCCGGGCGTCGCCGTGAACGACGGCATGGCCCGATCCGAGCTCGAGCTGGCCGACCGCAACCGCGCGCTCGGGTATTTCCTGCGCAGTCGGGGCCTGCTGACGACCGACGTGGAGGAGCTGCTGTCGGCGTACTGCCGAATGTGCGCGATCGAGGTGGACGTCGTCGATCTGGCCCGCGCGGGGCGGGTCCTGGCCCAGGGGGCCGACGTCGAGGTGATGGGCCGGCGACTGCAGGCGTCCCATGTCCGGTCGGTGCGGCGACTGATGCTGTTCGCCGGCATGTACGAGGAGTCCGGTCAGTACGCGTGTGAAGTGGGCATTCCGGCGAAGTGCGGGATCTCCGGCGCGATGATCGGGGTGGTCCCGGGGCGGTCGGGGGTCGGCATCTACGGCCCGGCGCTCGACGGTTCGGCCAACAGCATCGGTGGCGTCCGGTTGATGCGGTTGCTGGCCCAGGAGCTCGAGATCGAGTGA
- a CDS encoding YlbE family protein: MSGTREKANRAAVDALLAVEPVLVAIHSAHRAMGLPRTTVLTSGPTLPFRAYTGGQRAAVIGGALYEGLADDEAAAVAAFERGDITVRGCQEFGCVGSLAGVTTASMPVAVVADERTGDRAYCTLYEGDSADRLNYGTYTAATRENLETLRLQVAPALDGLVSVQSEPLRLKPIMARALTMGDELHSRNAAATLLFLRRLLIGAKNLGLDLEYALTALCDDYFFLRLSMAASKVMANAMRGYEDSSVVTAMGFSCKEFGIQVSGTGDTWFTGPLPTFEDHRLEPGFDESDIEFMGGESIITEVVGLGGIAQAAGLPLQRSSGGQVAPMLARTTAMYDITVAESPDFLIPVLNYRGTPLGLDVARIAESGSVTPYLDIGIAGRSGRQIGGGVARAPMRPFLSAWEALRAG; this comes from the coding sequence ATGTCGGGTACGCGGGAGAAGGCCAACCGTGCCGCGGTGGATGCACTGCTGGCCGTCGAGCCGGTTCTGGTCGCAATTCACAGCGCACACCGAGCCATGGGCCTGCCGCGCACGACCGTGCTGACTTCAGGCCCGACCCTGCCATTCCGCGCCTACACCGGGGGACAGCGCGCGGCGGTCATCGGAGGCGCGCTGTACGAGGGTCTGGCCGACGACGAAGCCGCTGCGGTGGCGGCATTCGAGCGCGGCGACATCACCGTCCGGGGTTGCCAGGAGTTCGGTTGTGTGGGGTCGCTGGCCGGTGTCACCACCGCGTCGATGCCGGTGGCGGTGGTTGCCGACGAGAGGACCGGTGACCGCGCGTACTGCACGCTCTACGAGGGGGACAGCGCGGACCGGTTGAACTACGGCACCTACACCGCGGCCACCAGAGAGAATCTGGAGACCCTGCGGTTACAGGTGGCGCCCGCGCTGGACGGCCTGGTCAGTGTGCAATCGGAACCGTTGCGGCTCAAGCCGATAATGGCCCGCGCGCTCACCATGGGCGATGAACTGCACAGTCGCAACGCCGCCGCCACCCTGCTGTTCCTGCGCCGGCTGCTGATCGGGGCCAAGAACTTGGGCCTGGACCTCGAATACGCCTTGACAGCATTGTGTGACGACTACTTCTTCCTGCGTCTGTCCATGGCGGCGAGCAAGGTGATGGCCAACGCGATGCGCGGATACGAGGACTCCAGCGTGGTCACCGCGATGGGCTTCTCCTGCAAAGAGTTCGGAATCCAGGTTTCAGGAACAGGCGACACCTGGTTCACCGGCCCGTTGCCGACGTTCGAGGACCACCGCCTCGAGCCGGGGTTCGACGAGAGCGACATCGAATTCATGGGCGGCGAGAGCATCATCACCGAGGTGGTCGGCCTGGGCGGGATCGCGCAGGCCGCAGGTCTTCCCCTGCAGCGGTCGAGCGGCGGGCAGGTTGCGCCGATGCTCGCTCGGACCACAGCGATGTACGACATCACCGTCGCCGAGAGTCCTGACTTCCTGATCCCGGTTCTGAATTATCGCGGCACCCCGTTGGGATTGGATGTGGCCAGGATCGCCGAGTCTGGCAGCGTCACACCGTATCTGGACATCGGCATCGCAGGCCGCTCCGGCCGGCAGATCGGAGGAGGGGTGGCGCGGGCTCCGATGCGGCCCTTCCTGAGCGCATGGGAGGCGCTCAGGGCGGGATAG
- a CDS encoding DedA family protein → MTSTTLALMPDFLDPINLINSFGTLALLGILVVVFVESGVLFPVLPGDSLLFVAGMLAAGSAAAATEGADQANFQLWQLLLFIPIAAVLGSQVGYWIGRNLGTAMFKPDNRFLKQKYLDEAHAFFEQRGPFAIVIARFVPIVRTLAPITAGAARMNYGVFTIFNIVGALVWGVGLTLLGYWLGQFEIIQKLLEPIFILIVLVSVAPMFIEYFKRRRAAKNASNGAEPAA, encoded by the coding sequence ATGACCAGCACGACCCTGGCGCTCATGCCGGACTTCTTGGATCCGATCAACCTGATCAACTCGTTCGGCACCTTGGCGCTGCTGGGAATCCTGGTGGTGGTGTTCGTCGAGTCCGGGGTGCTGTTCCCGGTGCTGCCCGGCGATTCGCTGCTGTTCGTCGCGGGCATGCTGGCTGCGGGCTCGGCCGCGGCCGCCACCGAGGGCGCCGATCAGGCCAACTTCCAGCTGTGGCAGCTCCTGCTGTTCATCCCGATCGCGGCGGTGCTGGGCAGCCAGGTGGGCTACTGGATCGGGCGCAACCTCGGCACCGCGATGTTCAAGCCCGACAATCGCTTCCTCAAGCAGAAGTACCTGGACGAGGCGCACGCGTTCTTCGAACAGCGCGGCCCGTTCGCGATCGTGATCGCCCGCTTCGTGCCGATCGTGCGGACGCTGGCCCCGATCACCGCGGGCGCGGCGCGGATGAACTACGGCGTGTTCACGATCTTCAACATCGTCGGTGCCCTGGTCTGGGGCGTCGGGCTGACGCTCCTGGGCTACTGGTTGGGCCAGTTCGAGATCATCCAGAAGCTGCTCGAGCCGATCTTCATCCTGATCGTGCTCGTGTCCGTCGCCCCGATGTTCATCGAGTACTTCAAGCGCCGGCGCGCGGCGAAGAACGCCTCGAACGGCGCCGAACCGGCCGCCTGA
- a CDS encoding LacI family DNA-binding transcriptional regulator yields MARIVDVAAAAGVSPTTVSHVLNNRGRIAEETRDRVLEAARELGYQANVHAQQLVTRRSRIIAIQMPDLGLAQGPALPHSAYFLELINGAAAVADSLRYALVVLPSGGKSSILNGFAIDGAIIVDPQGDEQVFRSDVPMVTIGVALHRTRNVLTVDNDHADAARQVMDHFAGHGRHRPALLTDTTQRSYVNDVLAGYRNWIAEHEATESVVAVDSLNRADLDHAIVELSGVGADAVYASSDDLALALLDAAARAGVRVPDELAVASAVDSMSLTLTSPQISATNLFPFRTGETAAELLIDRLENGSDADSGRLIPTEFIARASSAGAHAL; encoded by the coding sequence GTGGCAAGGATTGTCGACGTGGCCGCGGCCGCGGGAGTGTCGCCGACGACCGTCTCCCATGTGCTGAACAATCGCGGCCGCATCGCCGAGGAGACGCGTGATCGTGTCCTCGAGGCGGCCCGCGAGCTGGGCTACCAGGCCAATGTGCACGCCCAGCAGTTGGTGACGAGGCGCAGCCGGATCATTGCGATCCAGATGCCGGATCTGGGCCTGGCTCAGGGGCCGGCACTGCCGCACTCGGCCTACTTCCTGGAGCTCATCAACGGGGCTGCGGCGGTGGCCGACAGTCTGCGGTACGCGCTGGTGGTGTTGCCTTCCGGGGGGAAGTCCAGCATTCTCAACGGATTTGCCATCGACGGTGCCATCATCGTCGACCCGCAGGGTGACGAACAGGTGTTCCGCAGTGACGTCCCCATGGTGACGATCGGCGTCGCTCTGCACCGGACGCGCAACGTGCTGACCGTCGACAACGACCATGCCGACGCGGCGCGTCAGGTGATGGATCACTTTGCGGGACATGGACGACACCGCCCCGCGCTGCTGACCGACACCACGCAGCGCTCCTACGTCAACGACGTCCTCGCCGGGTATCGAAACTGGATCGCCGAGCACGAGGCGACCGAATCTGTGGTGGCGGTGGATTCGCTGAACCGCGCCGATCTGGACCACGCGATCGTGGAGTTGTCCGGTGTGGGCGCGGACGCGGTGTATGCGAGTTCGGACGACCTTGCGCTGGCGCTGCTCGACGCGGCGGCCCGCGCCGGGGTTCGGGTTCCCGATGAGTTAGCTGTCGCCTCGGCGGTGGATAGCATGTCGCTGACGTTGACCTCGCCGCAGATCTCGGCGACCAACCTCTTTCCGTTCCGTACCGGCGAAACCGCGGCCGAACTGCTGATCGACCGTCTGGAGAACGGGTCGGACGCCGACTCGGGGCGGTTGATCCCCACGGAGTTCATCGCGCGGGCTTCCAGTGCCGGTGCGCACGCATTGTGA